In Mastacembelus armatus chromosome 4, fMasArm1.2, whole genome shotgun sequence, the following are encoded in one genomic region:
- the LOC113129501 gene encoding cytochrome P450 2J2-like translates to MIFESMDFTGWLLFGFLLLLLSDVVRNWNPRNFPPGPWAWPFVGNIFTGLDFKTMEKLAQQYGPVFSLRRGSERMVFISGYKMVREALVNQLDSFVDRPIVPLFHTVYNGLGIALSNGYLWKKQRKFANAHLRYFGEGQKSLEKYVEVESNFLCEAFKEEQGRPFNPHFTVTGAVSNIISSVVFGHRFEYSDSSFRKILELDNEAIMLAGSPLTQLYDAFPGLLNYLPGPHQTVQNNYRKILTFLKKEIEKHQEEWNPDDPRDYIDVYLAEMTKKKEDPQAGFNIDCLFLCTLDLIEAGTESSSTTLRWGLIFMMHYPEIQERVQAEIDSVVGQSRQPTMADRPSMPYSDAVIHEIQRVGNIVPMGFPKMASKDTTLGGYFIPKGTATTTILASVLFDKNEWATPHTFNPEHFLDSEGQFRKRDCFLPFSAGKRMCLGEPLAKMELFIFFTSLLQRFTFCPVPGEMPSLEGVLGFTYSPKEFRMLAVPR, encoded by the exons ATGATTTTTGAAAGTATGGATTTTACTGGTTGGCTATTGTTCGGTTTCCTGTTGTTACTTTTGTCTGATGTAGTCAGAAACTGGAATCCCCGCAACTTTCCACCTGGACCCTGGGCTTGGCCTTTTGTAGGAAATATCTTTACTGGACTCGACTTTAAAACAATGGAAAAG CTTGCTCAGCAGTATGGCCCTGTGTTCAGCTTGAGGAGAGGCAGTGAGCGGATGGTGTTTATTTCAGGATACAAGATGGTGAGAGAGGCTCTTGTTAACCAGCTGGACAGTTTCGTTGATCGACCGATTGTCCCTCTCTTCCATACTGTCTACAATGGACTTG gcaTTGCTTTGAGCAATGGGTACCTGTGGAAGAAACAGAGGAAGTTTGCCAATGCTCACCTGCGTTACTTTGGAGAGGGCCAGAAATCATTGGAAAAATATGTCGAAGTGGAAAGCAATTTCCTTTGTGAAGCATTCAAAGAGGAACAAG GAAGGCCCTTCAACCCCCACTTCACTGTGACCGGTGCCGTGAGTAACATCATCTCATCTGTGGTCTTTGGACATCGCTTTGAATACAGCGATTCAAGCTTTCGCAAAATTCTGGAGTTGGACAATGAGGCTATCATGCTCGCTGGCTCTCCTCTGACTCAG CTGTATGATGCCTTCCCTGGTTTGCTGAACTACCTACCAGGACCTCACCAAACTGTTCAAAACAACTACAGGAAGATCTTGACTTTCCTGAAGAAGGAAATTGAGAAGCACCAGGAAGAGTGGAACCCTGATGACCCTCGTGATTATATTGACGTATACCTGGCAGAAATGACGAAG AAAAAAGAAGATCCCCAGGCTGGCTTCAACATTGACTGCCTGTTTCTTTGCACCCTTGACCTGATTGAGGCTGGTACAGAATCATCTTCCACAACTTTACGCTGGGGGCTCATATTCATGATGCACTACCCAGAGATACAGG AGCGAGTCCAGGCAGAGATAGACAGTGTGGTTGGACAGTCGCGTCAGCCCACCATGGCCGACAGACCCAGCATGCCCTACTCTGATGCTGTCATCCATGAGATTCAGAGGGTGGGAAATATTGTTCCCATGGGATTCCCTAAAATGGCCAGTAAAGACACTACACTTGGTGGATACTTCATCCCTAAG GGCACAGCTACTACTACGATCCTTGCATCAGTGCTGTTTGACAAGAATGAGTGGGCCACTCCTCACACCTTCAATCCTGAGCATTTCTTGGATTCAGAGGGCCAGTTCCGCAAGAGAGACTGCTTCTTGCCATTTTCAGCAG GTAAACGTATGTGTTTAGGTGAGCCTCTGGCCAAAATGGAGTTGTTCATATTCTTTACATCGCTCCTTCAACGCTTTACCTTCTGTCCGGTTCCTGGAGAAATGCCCAGCTTGGAGGGTGTTCTGGGATTCACCTATTCTCCGAAGGAGTTCAGGATGTTGGCCGTGCCGCGCTGA